The Bacillus sp. Y1 genome has a window encoding:
- the lhaT gene encoding lipoprotein heptaprenylglyceryl N-acetyltransferase LhaT produces the protein MKWIYYFLTNRMILWLLLVINVLGTIYAYYWYRYQLAETPPIFLLFVPDSPTACLFFVFVLVAFILGRNWPLFEALAMVTLFKYGIWAVVMNYLVLVVSGELDMIGYMLMLSHGAMALQGLLYAPFYRFKAWHLVVVGIWTLHNDVIDYVFKMLPRYHMLDDYIPQIGYFTFWLSIVSLTLAYWFVVRSKSKKMELTF, from the coding sequence ATGAAGTGGATATACTATTTTTTAACCAATCGAATGATTCTTTGGCTCTTACTAGTGATTAATGTTCTTGGGACAATCTATGCTTACTATTGGTACAGATATCAACTAGCAGAAACACCACCGATTTTCTTATTATTTGTTCCAGACAGCCCAACAGCGTGTTTATTCTTTGTATTTGTTTTAGTTGCCTTTATACTAGGGAGAAATTGGCCATTATTTGAGGCGTTAGCTATGGTGACCTTGTTTAAGTATGGAATATGGGCAGTCGTAATGAACTATCTTGTTTTAGTTGTTTCTGGAGAGTTAGATATGATTGGTTATATGCTCATGCTATCACATGGTGCAATGGCCTTACAGGGATTATTATATGCGCCATTTTACCGATTTAAGGCATGGCATTTAGTTGTAGTTGGTATTTGGACACTACATAATGATGTGATAGATTATGTGTTTAAAATGCTTCCTAGATATCATATGCTTGACGATTATATTCCTCAAATAGGTTATTTTACCTTTTGGTTAAGTATTGTATCATTAACCCTTGCTTATTGGTTTGTAGTAAGATCAAAAAGCAAGAAAATGGAACTTACATTTTGA
- a CDS encoding ReoY family proteolytic degradation factor, whose protein sequence is MTTPVSVNEKKDFIRWFLNHYQLKRRECVWILNYLMSHDQLMEKVHFVDQAQYCPRGLVMSTHCVDEVPFRFYKENVMTTDAEKSFHDIRLNRDEEIYIQLNFHASNQAHQYVIVLEDNPFMPNSLQINEKDRILAERFLTTSLSKFQRDKLLTLIDDALDRQDQEAFQELTRQLKLLGNSE, encoded by the coding sequence ATGACGACCCCTGTATCTGTCAACGAGAAAAAAGATTTTATTCGCTGGTTTTTAAATCATTATCAACTAAAAAGACGAGAATGTGTATGGATTTTAAATTACTTAATGAGCCATGATCAATTAATGGAAAAAGTGCACTTTGTTGATCAAGCGCAATATTGCCCACGTGGTCTCGTTATGTCTACACATTGCGTTGATGAAGTACCATTTCGTTTTTACAAGGAAAATGTGATGACAACGGATGCTGAAAAATCATTCCATGACATTCGCCTTAACCGAGATGAAGAGATTTATATTCAGTTGAATTTTCACGCATCAAATCAAGCGCATCAATATGTGATTGTGCTAGAGGATAATCCATTTATGCCAAACAGTCTGCAAATTAATGAAAAGGATCGTATCCTTGCTGAAAGATTTTTAACAACTAGTTTATCAAAATTCCAGCGTGATAAGCTTCTTACGTTGATTGATGATGCACTTGACAGACAGGATCAAGAAGCCTTTCAGGAACTAACAAGACAGCTAAAACTGCTCGGAAACAGTGAATAA
- a CDS encoding zinc metallopeptidase translates to MTTLIYFALIILVPLWAQFKVKSAYAKYSKVASSSHIRGAEVARKILDANGLYHVGVEETRGHLTDHYDPRVKTVRLSSENYHGHSVAAAAIAAHEVGHAIQDDQNYAFLRFRHALVPVANLGSNLSWILIMVGIFAQISGLLLLGIVFMAAAVVFQVVTLPVEFNASNRAMDQVVSMGIIRNDEERETKRVLDAAALTYVAAAAVAVLELVRLVLIYTGMARSED, encoded by the coding sequence ATGACAACCCTTATTTACTTTGCTTTAATTATTTTGGTTCCACTTTGGGCTCAATTTAAAGTGAAGAGTGCTTACGCAAAATACTCTAAAGTAGCTTCTTCCTCCCATATTCGTGGAGCAGAGGTAGCTCGTAAAATTTTAGATGCCAACGGTTTATACCATGTCGGTGTAGAGGAAACTCGAGGACATTTAACAGATCATTATGATCCAAGAGTAAAAACAGTAAGACTTTCTTCTGAGAATTATCACGGTCACTCTGTTGCAGCTGCTGCGATCGCTGCACACGAGGTTGGACACGCGATTCAAGACGATCAGAATTATGCGTTCTTACGCTTTAGACATGCATTAGTTCCTGTTGCGAATTTAGGTTCAAACCTATCTTGGATTTTGATTATGGTGGGTATTTTTGCTCAAATTAGTGGATTGCTTTTACTGGGGATCGTCTTCATGGCAGCAGCTGTTGTTTTTCAGGTTGTTACTCTGCCAGTAGAATTTAATGCATCCAATCGTGCAATGGACCAAGTGGTTTCAATGGGGATCATTCGTAATGATGAGGAAAGAGAGACAAAACGCGTGCTAGATGCAGCGGCATTAACATATGTTGCAGCAGCAGCAGTTGCTGTTCTTGAGTTAGTACGTTTAGTCTTAATATATACGGGTATGGCAAGAAGTGAAGATTAA
- a CDS encoding menaquinol-cytochrome c reductase cytochrome b/c subunit, translated as MHRGKGMKFVGDSRVPAERKPNIPKDYSEFPGKTEAFWPNFLLKEWMVGAVFLIGYLCLTIAHPSPLEKMADPTDTAYIPLPDWYFLFLYQLLKYSYASGPYNAIGAFIIPGLAFGGLLLAPFIDRGPERRPSKRPLATGFMLLALAAITFLTWESVATHDWEAAKAQGQIVAEVEFDQESDGYKLLDQNGCLACHGGDLQGGGPNPALVGNELTADEVKDIAKNGRGSMPAGMFKGTDEELEVLAEFVSSLKSE; from the coding sequence ATGCATCGTGGAAAAGGTATGAAGTTCGTAGGTGATTCTCGTGTACCTGCAGAACGCAAACCGAATATTCCGAAAGACTACTCGGAATTTCCTGGCAAAACGGAAGCATTCTGGCCTAACTTCCTTCTCAAAGAATGGATGGTAGGGGCAGTTTTCCTTATTGGATATTTATGTCTGACTATTGCTCATCCATCTCCTCTAGAGAAAATGGCTGATCCAACAGATACGGCATATATTCCACTGCCAGACTGGTATTTCTTATTCTTATACCAATTGTTAAAGTATAGCTATGCTTCTGGACCATACAATGCTATTGGGGCATTTATTATTCCTGGTCTAGCTTTTGGTGGTTTATTATTAGCACCTTTTATTGACCGAGGACCTGAACGTCGTCCTTCTAAGCGCCCATTAGCAACTGGCTTCATGTTATTAGCTCTTGCAGCTATTACATTCTTAACTTGGGAATCTGTTGCAACTCATGACTGGGAAGCTGCAAAAGCTCAAGGTCAAATTGTTGCTGAGGTCGAGTTTGATCAAGAGTCTGACGGTTATAAGCTTCTTGATCAAAATGGCTGCTTAGCATGTCATGGTGGCGATCTCCAAGGGGGAGGGCCAAATCCAGCTTTAGTTGGTAATGAATTAACTGCTGATGAAGTTAAGGATATTGCTAAAAATGGAAGAGGATCCATGCCTGCTGGAATGTTCAAAGGAACTGATGAAGAGTTAGAAGTTCTTGCAGAGTTCGTCTCTTCTCTTAAAAGTGAATAA
- the qcrB gene encoding menaquinol-cytochrome c reductase cytochrome b subunit, with protein MLNKIYDWVDERLDITPLWRDIADHEVPEHVNPAHHFSAFVYCFGGLTFFVTVIQILSGMFLTMYYVPDIKNAWESVYYLQNEVAFGQIVRGMHHWGASLVIVMMFLHTLRVFFQGAYKKPRELNWIVGVLIFFVMLGLGFTGYLLPWDMKALFATQVGIKIAESTPLIGEQVKILLAGHSDIVGAQTLTRFFAIHVFFLPGALLGLMGAHFLMIRKQGISGPL; from the coding sequence ATGTTAAACAAAATTTATGATTGGGTAGATGAACGTTTAGATATTACGCCTTTGTGGCGCGACATTGCTGACCATGAAGTACCCGAGCACGTAAACCCTGCTCATCACTTTTCAGCGTTCGTGTACTGTTTTGGTGGATTAACGTTCTTTGTTACTGTAATTCAGATTTTATCTGGTATGTTTCTAACGATGTATTATGTGCCAGATATTAAAAATGCTTGGGAATCTGTTTATTACCTTCAAAATGAAGTTGCATTTGGACAAATTGTTCGTGGCATGCATCACTGGGGTGCTAGTCTTGTTATCGTTATGATGTTCTTACATACATTGCGAGTGTTTTTCCAAGGTGCGTATAAAAAGCCTCGTGAATTGAACTGGATTGTCGGAGTATTAATTTTCTTCGTTATGCTTGGTTTAGGATTCACTGGATATTTATTACCATGGGATATGAAAGCTCTATTTGCAACTCAGGTAGGGATAAAAATTGCTGAGTCTACACCACTTATCGGGGAACAAGTGAAGATCTTACTTGCTGGACACTCTGACATCGTTGGTGCTCAAACATTAACTCGTTTCTTTGCAATTCATGTATTCTTCTTACCTGGTGCTCTATTAGGATTAATGGGAGCTCACTTCTTAATGATTCGTAAGCAAGGTATCTCTGGTCCATTGTAA
- the ypjB gene encoding sporulation protein YpjB gives MKARVVIFICILILLFPITIHADETSPIDKLNSISDEALQMVRSSRYDDAHKLLLYFSEEFISMDQRPFSMDELRIVTVAHNEALEATANESMEHSEIVNKVTKFRLVMDAINTGRQPLWTEMEGQVLMVFGGVKEAVKSGHTERFHEQLNSFLSLYQMIYPSLKLDIRSEKVQRLDTKINYIDHYRPKILSEESSMKDLDSIESDLKSIFEGMTEDEADPSLWWVIFTTGSIIVATLSYVGFRKYAGEKNQRREQNRSRELKD, from the coding sequence ATGAAAGCAAGAGTTGTTATATTTATATGTATTTTGATTCTACTATTTCCTATAACGATACATGCAGATGAAACGTCGCCTATCGATAAGCTAAACTCAATCTCAGATGAGGCCTTACAAATGGTGAGATCATCTCGATACGATGATGCACATAAGCTTCTCTTGTATTTCTCAGAAGAATTCATTAGCATGGATCAAAGACCGTTTTCTATGGATGAATTACGTATTGTTACGGTCGCACATAATGAGGCGTTAGAGGCAACAGCTAATGAATCAATGGAACATTCGGAGATCGTAAATAAAGTAACAAAGTTCCGCCTAGTTATGGACGCCATTAATACAGGTCGGCAGCCTCTTTGGACTGAGATGGAAGGACAAGTGCTCATGGTATTTGGCGGTGTTAAAGAAGCGGTCAAAAGTGGGCATACGGAGAGGTTTCATGAGCAATTAAACTCTTTCCTGTCTTTATATCAAATGATTTACCCAAGTTTAAAACTTGATATTAGATCCGAGAAAGTCCAAAGACTAGATACAAAGATCAATTATATTGATCATTATCGACCGAAAATACTTTCCGAGGAAAGTAGCATGAAGGATTTAGATTCGATAGAAAGTGATTTAAAGAGTATTTTTGAAGGAATGACTGAAGATGAAGCGGATCCTTCCCTTTGGTGGGTTATTTTTACAACAGGCAGTATCATTGTCGCAACTTTATCCTATGTAGGGTTTAGAAAGTATGCCGGTGAAAAAAATCAAAGGCGGGAGCAAAACCGCTCAAGAGAGCTAAAAGATTGA
- a CDS encoding YpiF family protein: MKWVSQDMDMFLGAREYVDTAVLPLFPVSFGNDIKQSVAMTEFIQLLTIPLERQFKGRMIMLPGHSYLKNKSKEKLLEEVIVWEKELFDNGFKHVFFVTSDSIWKSLEGELKGGLIWLPSIPLAAMDEAARNNILEDQVKQLLQLFMQKWQEDV, encoded by the coding sequence GTGAAATGGGTTTCTCAGGATATGGACATGTTTTTAGGAGCAAGAGAGTATGTAGACACAGCTGTGTTGCCTTTGTTTCCAGTGTCATTTGGAAATGATATTAAGCAGTCGGTTGCGATGACGGAATTTATCCAGCTGCTTACAATCCCTCTAGAAAGGCAGTTTAAGGGAAGAATGATTATGCTTCCAGGGCATAGTTATCTAAAAAATAAGAGCAAAGAGAAGCTTTTAGAAGAAGTCATTGTTTGGGAGAAAGAGCTTTTTGATAACGGATTTAAACATGTTTTCTTTGTCACATCAGATAGCATTTGGAAATCCTTAGAAGGGGAACTAAAGGGAGGCCTAATTTGGCTACCGTCCATCCCGTTAGCAGCTATGGATGAGGCTGCAAGAAACAATATTTTAGAGGACCAAGTAAAACAGCTTTTACAATTGTTCATGCAAAAATGGCAAGAAGATGTATAA
- the dapB gene encoding 4-hydroxy-tetrahydrodipicolinate reductase codes for MEKIKVVVAGPRGRMGSEAVKLVMNTEEYELVGALDYKNNGGKLSDIGFPSADAPIFTEIEECFNTVKPDVLIDLTTPEFGMYHAKTALLHGVRPVVGTTGFSDDNLKELERLCDDQKRGCIIAPNFALGAVLMMKFARLAGRYFQDVEIIELHHDQKLDAPSGTALKTAQMIAEVRDHKEQGHANEKETLSGARGANFEGMHIHSVRLPGLIAHQQVMFGSSGQTLSIRHDSYNRESFMSGVKLAVDSVMKLNVFVYGLENIIE; via the coding sequence GTGGAAAAGATTAAAGTAGTAGTTGCAGGACCTCGTGGAAGAATGGGTTCTGAGGCAGTAAAGCTTGTTATGAATACTGAGGAATATGAGCTTGTTGGAGCACTCGACTATAAGAATAATGGGGGGAAGCTTAGTGATATTGGGTTTCCCTCTGCAGATGCACCTATATTTACGGAAATCGAAGAATGTTTTAATACAGTAAAGCCTGATGTATTAATTGATTTAACAACACCTGAATTTGGAATGTACCATGCAAAAACCGCTCTTCTACATGGTGTTAGACCGGTTGTTGGTACGACCGGTTTTTCTGATGATAACTTAAAAGAGCTAGAACGTCTTTGTGATGACCAAAAAAGAGGCTGCATTATTGCCCCAAACTTTGCTCTAGGGGCTGTATTAATGATGAAATTTGCACGTCTAGCAGGTAGATACTTTCAAGATGTTGAGATTATCGAGTTACATCATGATCAGAAACTAGATGCGCCATCGGGAACTGCTTTGAAAACTGCCCAGATGATTGCAGAAGTAAGGGATCATAAAGAGCAAGGGCATGCAAACGAAAAAGAAACGTTGTCTGGTGCTAGAGGAGCAAATTTTGAAGGGATGCATATTCATTCTGTACGTTTACCGGGGTTAATTGCCCATCAACAGGTTATGTTTGGTTCATCAGGTCAAACCCTTTCTATTCGCCATGACTCATATAATCGTGAGTCGTTTATGTCAGGTGTAAAGCTGGCAGTTGACTCAGTGATGAAGCTTAATGTGTTTGTTTATGGTTTAGAAAATATAATCGAATAA
- a CDS encoding nucleotide pyrophosphohydrolase, which produces MKQLQEEVNTYISQFKEGYFSPLAMLARMTEELGELAREVNHYYGEKPKKASEKENTIEEELGDMLFVLICFANSLNIDLEEAHNRVMEKFNTRDKNRWTRIETEGE; this is translated from the coding sequence ATGAAGCAATTGCAAGAAGAGGTAAATACATACATTAGCCAGTTTAAAGAAGGTTATTTTAGTCCACTTGCTATGCTTGCAAGAATGACAGAAGAGCTTGGTGAACTAGCTCGAGAAGTAAATCATTATTACGGTGAGAAACCAAAAAAGGCATCTGAGAAGGAAAATACCATTGAAGAAGAACTTGGAGATATGTTATTTGTTCTCATTTGCTTTGCAAATTCACTCAATATTGATTTAGAAGAAGCCCATAACCGTGTAATGGAGAAGTTTAATACACGAGATAAAAATCGATGGACAAGAATTGAAACGGAAGGGGAATAA
- a CDS encoding tetratricopeptide repeat protein: MDKVEKILSLLESGQHEEAIKSYKDILLNGSNEERFVLGEELLQIGFLEEAKELFETLLIAYPEEGELLVLLAEACIELGNEEEAMLALEKIHSSDQSYPQALLLAADLYQMQGLFEVSEQKLLTAKKVLPDEVLIDFALAELYMEQGRFTNAIQLYEGVLKKEKELAGTSIHQRLAEAYSAGGAFEEALPHYEQALEDRFEVNTLFGYGFTALHAGYYQTAIEKLTELKNIDCEYNSLYLYLAKAYEHEEELSKSLEVVKEGIQYDEFNKDLFFYGGKIALKLNLEDEAERLIREALALDPEFVEAALTLNKLFFHQEKYDDVLEIIDIMNEHGVEEPQLLWDEANALANVERYSEALNKYQLAYNFFKNQQEFLTDYGYFLIEEGKTHDAAEIFSILLQMDPSNEEFAELVQRFSEDV, translated from the coding sequence ATGGATAAAGTAGAAAAGATCCTTTCTCTATTAGAAAGTGGTCAACATGAGGAAGCAATAAAAAGTTATAAAGATATTTTATTAAATGGATCAAATGAAGAAAGATTTGTTCTTGGTGAGGAACTTCTTCAGATAGGTTTTCTTGAGGAAGCAAAAGAACTTTTTGAAACGCTATTAATTGCGTACCCGGAAGAAGGGGAATTGCTTGTGTTATTAGCAGAGGCTTGTATCGAGCTTGGGAATGAGGAGGAAGCAATGCTAGCTCTAGAAAAAATTCACTCTTCTGACCAGAGCTATCCTCAGGCTTTGCTTCTTGCCGCTGATTTATACCAAATGCAGGGCTTATTTGAAGTAAGTGAACAGAAACTTTTAACAGCTAAAAAAGTTCTCCCTGATGAAGTATTGATAGATTTTGCTTTGGCTGAGCTTTATATGGAACAAGGAAGATTTACAAACGCGATTCAATTGTACGAGGGTGTGCTTAAAAAGGAAAAAGAACTTGCTGGGACAAGTATTCATCAACGTTTAGCAGAGGCGTACAGTGCAGGTGGTGCGTTTGAAGAGGCATTACCCCATTATGAACAAGCACTAGAGGACAGATTTGAAGTAAATACATTGTTTGGGTATGGTTTTACAGCCCTTCATGCGGGATACTACCAAACGGCGATCGAGAAACTTACAGAATTGAAGAATATTGACTGTGAGTACAACTCTCTTTACTTATATCTAGCTAAGGCGTATGAGCATGAAGAAGAGCTCTCGAAAAGTCTCGAGGTTGTTAAAGAAGGCATTCAATATGACGAGTTTAATAAAGACCTCTTCTTCTACGGTGGGAAAATTGCATTAAAATTAAATCTTGAGGATGAAGCAGAGAGGCTGATCAGGGAAGCGTTAGCACTTGATCCGGAGTTCGTTGAAGCTGCACTTACCTTAAATAAGCTGTTTTTTCACCAAGAAAAATATGATGATGTATTAGAAATTATTGATATTATGAATGAGCATGGAGTAGAAGAACCGCAGTTATTGTGGGATGAAGCGAATGCTTTGGCGAATGTTGAAAGATATTCAGAGGCATTAAACAAATATCAACTTGCATATAATTTCTTTAAGAATCAACAAGAATTTTTAACAGACTACGGTTATTTTTTAATTGAAGAAGGAAAAACGCATGACGCTGCAGAAATTTTTAGTATACTTCTTCAAATGGATCCAAGTAATGAAGAGTTTGCAGAATTGGTGCAAAGATTTTCTGAAGACGTGTAA
- a CDS encoding YitT family protein, producing MLFTLKLKNIFFILLGSAIFSFGIVHFNMQNNLAEGGFTGITLLLYFLFNLDPSYTNLLLNIPLFIIGWRLLGRNVFYYTLIGTLAVSVFLWIFQRYQINMPLKDDLTLAALFAGVFIGVGLGIIFRFGGTTGGVDIIARLVHKYIGWSMGKTMFLFDVVVITLSLIFYLTYQEAMYTLVAVFVGARVIDFMQEGAYSARGAIIISEKNQEIADKIMTEMERGVTVLKGHGSYSKQEKEVLYCVVGRNEIVLLKRVITSVDPHAFVSVTMVHDVLGEGFTLDENKRPIEH from the coding sequence ATGCTTTTTACGCTTAAACTAAAGAATATCTTCTTTATTCTACTCGGTTCCGCTATCTTTTCCTTTGGTATTGTTCATTTTAATATGCAAAACAATCTAGCTGAAGGTGGATTTACAGGTATAACCTTATTACTATATTTTTTATTTAATTTAGATCCTTCCTACACAAATCTCCTCTTAAACATTCCTTTATTTATTATTGGCTGGCGATTATTAGGAAGAAATGTCTTTTATTATACACTTATTGGTACACTTGCAGTCTCGGTGTTTTTATGGATTTTTCAACGCTACCAAATCAATATGCCACTTAAAGACGACTTAACTCTTGCTGCACTGTTTGCTGGTGTGTTCATCGGTGTTGGTCTAGGAATTATCTTTCGCTTCGGTGGAACGACTGGTGGCGTGGATATTATTGCACGTCTAGTCCATAAATACATAGGCTGGAGCATGGGGAAGACGATGTTTTTATTTGATGTAGTTGTTATTACCCTATCCCTAATTTTCTACTTAACCTACCAAGAAGCGATGTATACCCTTGTTGCCGTATTTGTTGGTGCTAGAGTCATTGATTTCATGCAAGAAGGGGCTTATTCTGCAAGAGGGGCCATCATTATTTCTGAGAAAAACCAAGAAATTGCAGACAAAATAATGACCGAAATGGAACGAGGTGTTACCGTTCTTAAAGGCCATGGTTCTTATTCTAAGCAAGAAAAGGAAGTTCTTTATTGCGTTGTAGGTCGAAACGAGATCGTTCTTTTAAAGCGGGTCATTACTTCAGTGGACCCCCACGCATTTGTTTCTGTTACAATGGTCCATGATGTATTGGGAGAGGGATTTACTTTAGATGAAAATAAACGCCCCATTGAGCATTAA
- the aroA gene encoding 3-phosphoshikimate 1-carboxyvinyltransferase → MTTVLTSQVKRLVGELSIPGDKSISHRSVMFGAIAHGTTTVSNFLTGEDCLSTIACFRKLGVSIHQHEDTVEIVGKGFEGLVEPNERLDVGNSGTTIRLMLGILSGRPFYTALEGDSSIAKRPMTRVTNPLSQMGAVIDGRENGKFTPISIRGGNLEGFTYELPMASAQVKSAIILAGLQANGTTTVIEPSKTRDHTERMIRQFGGEVSVDGLKVSVTGGQTLQATHVHVPGDISSAAFFLVAGAIVPNSEVTLRNVGINPSRTGIIDVMLQMGASLHVSDEGKDAAEPVADLTITTSGLKGITIEGDMIPRLIDEIPIIALLATQANGTTVIKDAEELKVKETNRIDTVVNELKKLGASIEATDDGMIIHGGSKLHGGQVNSHGDHRIGMMLAIASLISSGEVTLENEEAISVSYPMFFSHLNKLIK, encoded by the coding sequence ATGACAACGGTGTTAACGTCACAAGTAAAGAGACTGGTAGGCGAACTCTCTATCCCAGGAGATAAGTCTATTTCTCATCGTTCTGTTATGTTTGGAGCGATTGCTCATGGTACGACAACAGTATCTAATTTTCTAACAGGTGAAGACTGTCTTAGTACGATTGCTTGTTTCCGAAAATTAGGGGTATCGATTCACCAGCATGAAGACACGGTTGAAATCGTTGGGAAGGGCTTTGAAGGCCTAGTAGAACCTAATGAACGACTAGATGTGGGAAACTCGGGAACAACGATTCGATTGATGCTTGGTATTTTATCAGGCAGACCTTTTTATACCGCATTGGAAGGTGATTCTTCAATCGCCAAACGTCCTATGACACGGGTTACCAATCCGCTGAGTCAAATGGGGGCAGTTATTGACGGCAGAGAAAATGGGAAATTCACTCCTATTTCTATTAGAGGTGGAAACTTAGAAGGTTTTACGTACGAGCTTCCAATGGCAAGTGCGCAAGTAAAATCAGCAATTATACTAGCAGGCTTACAAGCAAATGGAACGACAACGGTCATAGAGCCATCGAAAACAAGAGATCACACGGAAAGAATGATTCGCCAATTTGGTGGGGAAGTGTCTGTTGATGGTTTAAAGGTCTCTGTAACTGGTGGACAAACACTCCAGGCAACTCATGTTCATGTTCCTGGTGATATCTCTTCTGCTGCCTTCTTTTTAGTAGCAGGTGCGATTGTACCTAATAGTGAAGTGACATTGCGCAATGTTGGTATTAACCCTTCTCGGACGGGGATTATTGACGTGATGCTTCAAATGGGGGCCTCTCTTCATGTTTCTGATGAAGGTAAGGATGCGGCGGAGCCTGTAGCAGACTTAACTATTACAACCTCAGGTCTAAAGGGAATAACGATTGAAGGGGATATGATTCCTCGCTTAATCGATGAAATTCCTATCATTGCCTTATTAGCTACACAGGCTAACGGAACAACGGTTATTAAGGACGCTGAGGAATTAAAGGTAAAAGAAACAAACCGAATTGACACAGTTGTAAATGAGTTGAAGAAATTAGGAGCATCCATTGAAGCAACGGACGATGGTATGATTATTCACGGTGGAAGCAAACTTCATGGAGGTCAAGTAAATAGTCATGGAGACCATCGAATCGGAATGATGCTTGCCATTGCAAGCTTAATCAGCAGTGGGGAAGTAACCTTAGAAAATGAAGAAGCAATTTCTGTTTCTTATCCAATGTTCTTCTCTCACTTAAATAAATTAATTAAGTAA
- a CDS encoding QcrA and Rieske domain-containing protein produces MSKHRVSRRQFLNYTLTGVGGFMAAGMLMPMVRFAVDPVLKASASGDFIPTPQKISEITEEPTRVDFSFEQQDAWYTSEVTNTAWVYKDENGEIVALSPVCKHLGCVVDWNTDKANQNRFYCPCHGGLYEKDGTNVPGTPPIAKLDVYPTQEKDGFLLLGKAKPREEA; encoded by the coding sequence ATGAGCAAACATCGTGTTTCTAGACGTCAATTCTTAAACTACACTCTCACTGGTGTAGGCGGTTTCATGGCTGCTGGAATGCTTATGCCAATGGTTCGCTTTGCTGTAGATCCAGTATTGAAAGCGAGTGCAAGTGGGGATTTTATTCCTACTCCGCAAAAAATCAGTGAAATTACTGAAGAACCAACTCGAGTTGACTTTTCATTTGAACAACAAGATGCTTGGTACACTTCAGAAGTAACGAATACGGCATGGGTATACAAGGATGAAAATGGGGAGATCGTCGCTTTATCACCTGTGTGTAAGCATTTAGGCTGTGTGGTTGACTGGAACACTGACAAAGCAAATCAAAATCGTTTTTATTGCCCTTGTCATGGTGGATTGTATGAAAAGGACGGGACGAACGTACCTGGTACACCACCGATTGCAAAACTTGATGTATATCCAACACAAGAAAAAGACGGCTTCCTACTTTTAGGAAAAGCCAAGCCAAGAGAGGAGGCGTAA